The Bacillota bacterium genomic sequence CCCTCCTTTTGATCCTGGGTTCCGAAGACCATGGCCCAGGCATCCGACTCTAACCTCAGCCCAGTCTCAATATCACAGCTCCAAGCCGCGTTCAGGGCCATCTTAGCCAACCGTAAAGCGAGCGGCGGCTTCTTGACCAGTTTCTTGGCCCAAGCTTTGGCCGTATCCATCAATTCCGCCAGCGGCACCACCCGGTTGATGATCCCTAAGGCCAGCGCCGTGTGGGCATCAATCGGTTCGCCAAAGAAGACCATCTCCTTGGCCCGGCATAACGACACATTCTGCGGCAGTCTTTGCGTCCCACCCCCACCGGGGAAAATTCCTACATTAATTTCTGGCAAAGCAAATTTAGCGTTATCGGCCGCAATTCGCAGGTCGCACAGCAACACGTTTTCCATCCCCCCACCGAAGGCATATCCCGCTACCGCAGCAATTGTTGGTTTCGGCAGTTCCGCTAGCAACCGGTGATGGGCCAAAACCAGATCCGCAAATTGACGGGCTTCGATCACCCCGTACTGAGAAAACGACACCAAATCCCCGCCCGCACAAAACACCTTCTCGCCGCCAGTCAGAATCACCACCCTGACCTCGGAGTCCTGGGCTACGCCCCTTAAAATCTCCAGGCGCTCATTAAGCATTTCTTCATTCACGGCATTTAAAGCCTTAGGCCGGTTAAACTGGACAATCGCGATATTATCCTCCACCGTAACCAGCATGTTCTTATACTGCTTATACCGGTAAGAGTGAAACATTGGAGCTTCCTCCTTTGCAAAGTGTTGAGGAATGCCAAGAAACTGTCTTGCTTAATCCATCATCACTAACACGTAAAAGTAAAGAACGTGCCGGTAAATTTGAGTACAGGATGATTGCTGATAACACACGTACCGACCTTCAAAGCATTTAAGGCAAATGTCTGAATTGTCCGATATTCGAACAAAAAATTTATTACAACACTGTCCGATTATAGAACAAACCCGGAAAATCAAGGGGCGGTGCTAAAACCGCCCCTTGATTTTAATAGGTATAAAATCCCTTACCCGTCTTTCGCCCATACTCGCCTGCTTTGAACTTCTCCTCCAGCAATTTTGGCGGTTTATCATCCGGATGGCCGGTTTCCTGGTAACGCTCCACCCGACGGTAATAAGCCAAATCAAGCCCCGTTAGATCAAGAAGTCTGAAAGGCCCCATCGGGTGGTTTAAGCCACCTTCCACAGCTATGTCAATATCCTGAGGAGAAGCGAAACCTTCCTCGGCCAGATAAAAGGCTTCCCGGGTAATCGCCGCTAAGATGCGGTTGACAACAAAACCATAGATCTCTTTATTTAGCACGACCGGTGACTTGTCAATTGCCCGGCAAAGATCAATGGTTATTTGCGCAGTTTCCTCTGAAGTGTGCGGCCCTTTCACCACCTCAACTACTTTCATCACCAGAGCTGGATTAAAAAAGTGCATATTACATACCTTTTCCGGCCGGTTGGTCGCATCGGCGAACCGCGAACTGACAATATAAGAACTATTACTAGCCAGGATTGCATGGGGTGGACACAGTTTCTCCAATTCAGCAAAAAGATTACGCTTCACCTTAATCTTCTCAACCACCGCCTCGATCACGAAATCAGCATTCCTGGCCGCTTCACTTAACTGGCTGGTAAAGTGAAGACGTTCTTTGGCCCCGGCGGCTTGTTCTGCGGTCAGCTTGCCCTTGGCGACCCGCTCCGGTAAGATTTCTTTAAACACTTTACCTCGGGGACTCTTATTGCTCCGCGATTCACCTCCTTCGAAAATCTCCTTAACTCCCAATAAAACCGCCTACTC encodes the following:
- a CDS encoding 3-hydroxyacyl-CoA dehydrogenase family protein → MGVKEIFEGGESRSNKSPRGKVFKEILPERVAKGKLTAEQAAGAKERLHFTSQLSEAARNADFVIEAVVEKIKVKRNLFAELEKLCPPHAILASNSSYIVSSRFADATNRPEKVCNMHFFNPALVMKVVEVVKGPHTSEETAQITIDLCRAIDKSPVVLNKEIYGFVVNRILAAITREAFYLAEEGFASPQDIDIAVEGGLNHPMGPFRLLDLTGLDLAYYRRVERYQETGHPDDKPPKLLEEKFKAGEYGRKTGKGFYTY